Part of the Musa acuminata AAA Group cultivar baxijiao chromosome BXJ2-7, Cavendish_Baxijiao_AAA, whole genome shotgun sequence genome is shown below.
GGGGCCTCACAGGGGAAGGCCACGACCTGACCTCTTTTTGCTTGGCTGTGTCTTTATCCACCCGGAGAGTGACATGAGCTTCGGAAGGTGTCATCGAGGAAGAAGGCAATGAACCACCATGTTCATCATGCAGCAGCAGCATCATGCTTTGTCTTTTGTTGAGGAAATTTTGAGCTGTAATGTTTCGACATCTTCCTCATGAGTCAAGCTAGCTCGTATCTTTATGtaatcacataataagatattGATGTCATGTCATCATCTTAGATCGTAATGTATTTTTTGTGATATTATCGTCGGAAAGGCTTACAATAAATATGAAATGTTCGAGAGGAGAAGAACATGTTGACTACGTGATGTTGACCAAAGCGAATTTGAACATGCCATCATTACAAGCAACCGCCTAATAAGTAATAACCACACAAGATTAGAGAACAACAAAAAGGCTCCTTAATCTTCTACTAATACACAAAATACGTCCCTCGATGGGGTTATGAAGTAAATTGCAGTATGGTTAGGGGTGATTGTGAGAAAATGACATATAACTCATCCCCTTCGCCCCCTCGCTCTCTATCGAGTCTCCCGCAATCATCAGACACTCTCTTCCCCAAATAGCTCTCTTCCGGGCGCGGTcgtggtggtggaggtggaggtggtggaGCCCATGGCTGCGTCTCTGCCTCGCTGGCGTTGGCGTCTCTCGAGTTGGTATTTAATGGGTTTTGTCTGCTAACCCTCTCGGAGAGACAAAAAAAAGGAGCCTCCTTTTCTCGGAGTCCGCTGCTTGGTAAGCTGAACCCGGTCCTCCCATCTCTTCATCTTTTAGTTCCCAAACCCTTATAAGAAGTTCAACCCTCTCCCGCGTCCCCCAGATCTGAGGTCACCGGGCAACCGATAGCCTAAGATTTGGAGAGAATTCCGATCTAAAGGTGcccttttcccctttttttctgATCGCCCTCTCGTTGCAATGCGTTGGGTTTGGAATGATTCTGACGGGCGGATTTCTTTAGAAGAGGCGGACGGGATTGTTGAAAAGATGCGCTTCTCACGATTAGTGAGAAGATGATGTGGTTATTACATCCCGTGCATGAAAGGGTGATTGATTTCTGATTCTGGGACCTTTTTCTTTGGCTTCGCCTTTGTATAGGAGGTAATATGTgtgtttttcttttggttttggttTCTGTCTCTGGATTTGTGTGGCATAATGAATGCCCAAATTTTGCGGATTCATCCCTTTTTAGATAAGGAATCGATAAGTCAAAGAGTAACTTTCAAGCTTGTTTTTCTATTTCTTGCAATAAAATTTCTAGCTTTCTTCGGGAAACAAAAGATGGATTTTTTATGGTCTTCCATTAATGTATGTAGTTGCTGCTTCTTTGTTATCATTTTATCCCGTAGTTTATGTGGCTTATGCGAATTCCTATGTTTCAGGGAGGATAATTGGACTGTTTGCCTGTTGGATGTCAGATGATTTAGGATAGATGTCAAGAATTCAAAGGAGATCGTGGATGAGATGAGGGATGTTAGCAGCGTTGATGAACCTACTGAGAGCCTGCTGGCTGCCATCAGATCGATATGTCCACACGGGTTCTGATGCTGTAGGCCGGCATGATGGGCTTCTATGGTATAAGGACAGTGGACAGCACACTAATGGGGAGTTCTCCATGGCTGTGGTCCAAGCAAACAGCTTGCTTGAGGACCAGAGCCAGATCGAGTCTGGACCACTGAGTTTGCTTGATTCCGGGCCATATGGCACCTTTGTTGGTGTGTATGATGGTCATGGCGGTCCGGAAACATCCCGCTATATCAACAATCATCTTTTTCAGCATCTTAAGAGTATGCtcctttcttgaaaattgcttgcttATACCTTGCAACTTCCCTTTGATTCCTTTTGTTAAGCTACTAACTTGGTAAATTGGCACACAAAGTTCACTAGGATGGAAAGTTATTCTCTTAATTTAGGAAACCAAATGTCTTGCAATTTTTTGGATTAAATGGGGAGTTGGAGGCCATCCTTGAGATGTAATATaactttttagtttttattttgaaacTCCTGTGGAGCTTACATGTTCTTTGCCCTCCACCTTGTTGCTATTAATGATACCTGCCATCTCGCACAAGTGTTGGATTTTAACTTATTTTTCATTAGCTCAACTTATGCTGTTTCAGGAAAGCTTTTAAAACTCCAAAAATATAGTCTCTTCTTTCACTTTGTGacaaatttaaaatatgacaCAGCATAGTTCAGACTACAATAAGTTTTTCTGTTTTAATTAGTATATGTATGAGAAAAATGCATGTTGCAGGATTTGCAACTGAACAGCAGTCCATGTCAGCGGATGTAATACGAAAGGCATTCCAAGCTACAGAAGAAGGTTTTGTATCTCTAGTCACCAATCAATGGCCTACTAATCCGCAGATTGCAGCTGTTGGCTCCTGCTGTCTAGTTGGTGTTATCTGTGGTGGCATGCTGTACACGGCTAATCTCGGGGACTCCCGTGTTGTTCTTGGGAAACTTGTTAAAGCAACAGGAGAAGTTCTGGCTGTCCAGTTGTCGGCAGAACATAATGCTGGAATTGAGTCTGTGAGACAAGAGTTGCAGTCGATGCACCCAGAAGATAAACAAATTGTTGTTTTGAAGCATAATGTTTGGCGTGTGAAGGGCCTAATCCAggtgcttaaagcataacctttatcTTCTATAATTGTTTTAGGCACTCATCAAGTGTGCTTCTCAGATTTTTCATTTTCATGCTTGTAAGAATATTTTGGAGAGGCCCTTTATAATACTTTGAAAGCATGTTATTTTTGCTTGCACTCTACGACACATCATGCATTCAGACCACTCTTCTTCATGCTCAAGAAATGATCGTTAAGCAGTGAATCATCCTGGTCTTGTTGTATTCTTTGTCAAAGCATTAAATAAACCTTCTATATTAGCAGAAATTAGGTATTTGAATTTCGAATAATGTAGTTATAGACATTGATACAGTATTTCTGATGGACTTTAGATATTAGTTTAGCATTTGGAAAAATGCAATGACTTTAGATATATCACCAAGCTGCAAACTTGTTTCATCAGGAGAGGGGATAAGTATGctacatgattttattttttagtaaAGCTGCTATACTTTTTGTGTTTAGATGAACTGAAACACTTGGATGTCTATTGCAGCTATAACATAGTTGGCATGGATATAAGAGGGTTATATTCTACTTTTTTTCAGGACAACTTTTCACTATCTTATGTCCCGTAGGTTTACTGGTTATGCTTTTCCGAACCTATGAATTTTCGGAGTCGTTACCTAATTTATTGGTTGTTCATTTTCTCCTTATAAAAGTGCAAACATTGTAGAAGTGATTCCTTTCTAAGATGAACATGTAGTATGCTGCCCTCCAAATTTGTTTAAATTGAAGCTTTTGCTTTTTCTTTCACCTTAAACAATTTGAGGAACAAGATCCTTTTTTCCAGTCAATAATAATGTTTTGACTGAAGATTTTAGGTAACCATTGTAGATCAAAATTGCATCTGCGGCAAATGTCTATGAAATGTCTTATATGGAAATCTATGTTCAGCTGATCTCATTGATATGGAATGAAATGTATTGGAGAACATTAGTGGGTCCTTGGCTGTAATTTGACAGTCTTGACAAATTTTCTATCATTTTTTCTCCTCGATGACTTCGTTTTAATTACATCAGTGATCAGACCACCTCAATCAGGTTCATTTCACTAGACACCCCCATCCCAGTTGACACATTTCTAACTTGGAGTTTTGGTTATTCAAAGTAGACAGCAAGCCATCTGTTTCAACCAGTTGTGGTTGCTTTCATTGATTCTGCCTCGATTCTTTCAGTTTCAGTGATCTCATCCATCTTTTATAAAACTGATGAAAACTGCTTGTGAAGGATTATCTGGCTgggttttgtttatttttttacttcCTTTCATTATCTTGGTGGACTTGTTGCTAATATTTCCCTCTTAAAGGTTTACCTGCAAAAATTTTCTCAATCTACCTTGTTTTGGTGGATTTCAGATTCATTGTGAAACTTACGTTGAGTTCATTATTCACTAACTTGGGCTGTTGATCTTAAGATGTAGCCATATTTTTTATCTTGTTAAGCATGCaagtttgctgaattttcatgagCACTGACAACCTTATAACAAATTGTGCAAGTACGAAAATAGAAGTTCTCTCCTTTCTTGTTTGGCTTCAAATTGCAATTTACCTGAGTTTCAGCATGTTACTTCAGTATATAATTTTTCATGTAGATGAAATGTGAAAATTTGGAATTCTTTTTTTCCCTCAAAACTTGTTATGTCAATATTAATGACTGGTATTTGTTTTTGGATGTTTTGCTTTAGTGTCATATATGGATCACTCATTATGATGTAATACTACCTAAAACCTACACATATAGTTCTTAGATGTCATTGCATCTTAATCaatatttatgaattatttttacatttttttgaAAGAAAGGCCCAAGCCATATTTCAATTCTAATGACTAAAATGAAACAATGGTTTTATACAGtgttgtttctttttcatttttcatcttttttcTTCATTTACTTGATACATGTCCTAAAGCTGTTAAATTCTACACCCTTGGCTTGGTTTTAACCTCATGTTTGACTGTGCTCTTCTTGCATTCTCACAATTTTCCCATAGTATTTGGATTCGCCATGTCTATAGATGATGGGTTTGTAAGTGCTCTAGATTTGCAAGATTAGGGTATTGAATAACTTGTCAAGTGAATTATGAACTGTGTTGCTGATCATTTATAGCATGACTTTTGCTAGTTTACCTGTGGTCCCAAGATTCTTTACACATAAACTTGCTCTTAACCTTTTGTTTGCACATCAGTTTTTGTTATGCAATTATCATGTAAGTATTATGTTGTAGACTATCAGTGTTAAATGCATTCCTTCACCCTCTGTAGGTTTCTAGATCAATTGGTGATGTATACCTTAAGAAGGCAGAATTTAACCGTGAACCCTTGTATCCCAAGTTTCGACTTCGTGAACCTTTCAAAAAGCCTTTACTCAGCTCAGAACCATCAATTTCTGTACAACCACTTCAACCACAAGATCAATTTCTTATATTTGCATCTGATGGGCTATGGGAGCATCTCAACAACCAAGAAGCTGTGGATATTGTTCATAATAACCCTCGCAGTGTATGTTCTCTATCTCAAAACTATattagcattttttttttctattcataCGGAGATACATTCATGTTGAATTATGATGATTTGGCTTTAAGGTTGAAGTCTTAACTTTACCTATTTATTAAAGTCATCTAATTTTGCTGtatattttttactttatctGATTAAATTAACATCCATTCAGATTATAGAACTAATGATAAATGAATAATAGTTAATATATTGGATGCTTGTACATGATAATAATATTTGACCAGCAAATGTCATTAATGTGGGAGTTGGAGGGTTTAGGACGCATTGAATGATACAAATTCAGTGAGTAGAATTAAATTATGAACTGGTTCATTGTGTTGTAACTGGAAACAGTTTCATCATTTAGATAGAGTTGCTTTAGCCTTAAATAACTTTATATGATTCTTGGAGGAATCAGGGAAAACCCAATTAGTGGGAAAGAGAAGGTCCACTTGCATCATCTGATCCCAATCCAATCCAGCTGGTCCACACCATGATCAGCCAATGCCTCTCCGATCTTTGCCAATTTACATCGGAAATGCCCATATACCGGATTTATTACTTTTGAGAGTGTGTTGTAGTAGATAAATATAAAGAATGTGGAAGAGGTTCTCTTGGCAAGAATGTGTTGTAGTATATAAACATACTTGTACATCTTCACCCATTTCTTGGTTGTTTCTGATACTACTAATCTATGCCATCGAGTTATATAATGCATGGTTGTCTTCTTATTCATGATGCAAGTTTCTATCACAATGCTTTTTGTATTACATTTTGGTGACATTTTAGTGTGATCTGCATGAACTCCTGCAGGGAAGTGCTCGGCGGCTCATCAAAGCCGTGCTTCAGGAAGCAGCAAAGAAACGAGAGATGAGATACTCCGACCTCAAGAAGATCGATCGTGGGGTCCGTCGCCACTTCCACGATGACATCACGGTCATTGTCGTCTTCCTCGACCCCAACCTGGCTAGCAGGGCCAGCTCGCACCGAGGCCCCGCCCTCTCGCTGAGAGGGGGTGGGATCAACCTGCCTGCTAACTCTCTCGCCCCTTCTTCTTGATGACTCCCATGCCATGTCTTGTAGTAGATGAAGCCTCAACCTGACTTCCATGATCATGTCCTCAGTGATATATATGTCATGTTTTAGCTTGCTTTATTTTAGCACGTTTTATGCAGAAAATAGTTACTCGtgtgtcatccatagaatctTTATTTTGTATGTATTActttttgctctctctctctctctctctctcatactaTTACGATACTTCTACTGTTCATCCTCTCTATCTATCTTAGCATTTCCTTGTTCTTTAGAGTAATTTGGTCTCTCTTGCTTTGGGGTTTGTCATTCTTTGCCTTGTCCAAGGGGTTGCTAGGAAAGTTGACCAGTTTGACCATAAGATGGCTGCGGTGTTACATTGACTTGTTTGCAGAACGGTTTTTAATGGACTGCAAACCCAATTTGAATGTTGAATGATTCGACTCAAATTTGACTTGATTTCTCGACGAGGGAATCGTATTTTTTGTTGCATCTCATGTTCTTG
Proteins encoded:
- the LOC135581746 gene encoding probable protein phosphatase 2C 60, which encodes MLAALMNLLRACWLPSDRYVHTGSDAVGRHDGLLWYKDSGQHTNGEFSMAVVQANSLLEDQSQIESGPLSLLDSGPYGTFVGVYDGHGGPETSRYINNHLFQHLKRFATEQQSMSADVIRKAFQATEEGFVSLVTNQWPTNPQIAAVGSCCLVGVICGGMLYTANLGDSRVVLGKLVKATGEVLAVQLSAEHNAGIESVRQELQSMHPEDKQIVVLKHNVWRVKGLIQVSRSIGDVYLKKAEFNREPLYPKFRLREPFKKPLLSSEPSISVQPLQPQDQFLIFASDGLWEHLNNQEAVDIVHNNPRSGSARRLIKAVLQEAAKKREMRYSDLKKIDRGVRRHFHDDITVIVVFLDPNLASRASSHRGPALSLRGGGINLPANSLAPSS